From Acanthopagrus latus isolate v.2019 chromosome 22, fAcaLat1.1, whole genome shotgun sequence, the proteins below share one genomic window:
- the gja11 gene encoding gap junction protein, alpha 11: MGEWDVLARLLDKVQTHSTVIGKVWLTTLFVFRILVLSAGADKVWGDEQSDFVCNTQQPGCENVCYDLAFPISHVRFWFLQIIAVATPKLLYLGHVLHVIHAEKKMKERIKKQAELDDQASLFLRRAFKVPKYTKTTGKISIRGVLLRSYVLHLVAKIVLEVLFIVGQYFLYGFTLHTRYVCSRSPCPHKVDCFLSRPTEKSVIIWFMLVAAVVSLVLSLVELFYLIVKAVKECMARRQDYTVTPVTPPLSGRKAFKGCDEMIQNCVNLELELHGRKLGVNGVTGGVNDAAKNASPENNNIGEVHI, translated from the exons ATGGGTGAATGGGATGTGCTGGCACGCCTGCTGGATAAAGTGCAGACCCACTCCACGGTGATCGGCAAGGTCTGGCTCACCACGCTGTTCGTCTTCCGCATCCTGGTCCTGAGCGCAGGCGCCGATAAG GTGTGGGGCGATGAGCAATCCGACTTTGTCTGCAACACCCAGCAGCCGGGCTGCGAGAACGTCTGCTACGACCTCGCCTTCCCCATCTCTCACGTTCGCTTCTGGTTCCTGCAGATTATCGCTGTGGCCACCCCCAAGCTGCTTTACCTCGGTCACGTCCTGCACGTGATCCACGCTGAGAAGAAG ATGAAGGAGAGGATAAAGAAGCAGGCCGAGTTGGACGACCAGGCCAGTCTGTTCCTGAGGAGAGCCTTCAAAGTTCCCAAGTACACCAAGACCACTGGCAAGATCAGCATCCGAGGCGTTCTCCTCCGCAGTTACGTCCTCCATCTTGTGGCCAAGATTGTCCTGGAAGTCTTGTTCATCGTCGGTCAGTACTTTCTTTACGGTTTCACCCTCCACACTCGCTACGTCTGCTCCCGCTCACCTTGCCCTCACAAGGTGGACTGCTTCCTGTCCAGGCCGACAGAGAAGTCGGTCATCATCTGGTTCATGTTAGTGGCGGCGGTGGTCTCCCTCGTCCTCAGCCTGGTTGAGCTGTTCTATCTGATTGTGAAAGCGGTGAAGGAGTGCATGGCGAGGAGGCAGGACTACACCGTGACCCCAGTGACACCGCCACTTTCAGGCAGGAAAGCTTTCAAAGGCTGCGACGAGATGATCCAGAACTGTGTCAACCTGGAGCTGGAGCTCCACGGGCGAAAGCTGGGGGTAAACGGGGTCACAGGCGGGGTCAACGACGCCGCTAAAAATGCATCGCCTGAGAACAACAACATAGGGGAGGTCCACATCTGA